The proteins below are encoded in one region of Spirochaetota bacterium:
- a CDS encoding HlyC/CorC family transporter, protein MISQFVVYNMSIVAFMAFSFFFSGIETAIISSSPMKLMPLAEKGSRRAKRALLVMERVEDAISMALIGNNIVNIAASAFIAYIATSYYLSSESELLVITVAETIVFLVCCELFPKVLARAKAETFLMLLSPVVLVLMAAFKPAIRASLGLSRGIRSLMKLEDSSRFGLARSREEIDLLFRLGVRHGIIDKDHHDLINEFLSFHKVTAYEVMTPLIDLVSVEKRQTVRSLIDVIYRTSFSRIPVYEGRVDNIIGYVFYRDLLANTAVGSIEEIIHPPRFVPSTKNIHALYYEMRSEKIPVVFVVNEFGAVEGMATREDIAEEIVGEIQTRDHPRRELFKKVSERKFELSGNLDIDFLHRRFGLAVEKKGFETVAGFLAFHLGRIPARGDRFEFDNFVFVVDEATPRFTEKVTLLAPRVKK, encoded by the coding sequence GAAGCTCATGCCCCTGGCCGAAAAGGGGAGCAGGCGCGCGAAGAGGGCGCTGCTCGTCATGGAGCGCGTCGAGGACGCGATCAGCATGGCGCTTATCGGCAACAATATCGTCAATATCGCCGCCTCGGCCTTTATCGCGTACATCGCAACCTCGTATTACCTTTCGTCCGAGAGCGAGCTCCTGGTCATCACCGTGGCCGAAACGATAGTATTTCTTGTCTGCTGCGAGCTTTTTCCCAAGGTCCTGGCGCGCGCGAAGGCGGAAACGTTTCTCATGCTGCTATCCCCGGTGGTGCTGGTTCTCATGGCGGCCTTCAAGCCCGCGATCCGCGCCTCGCTGGGGCTCTCCCGCGGGATACGATCGCTCATGAAGCTGGAAGATTCATCCCGGTTCGGGCTGGCGCGGTCCAGGGAGGAGATCGACCTCCTGTTCCGCCTGGGGGTGCGTCACGGGATTATCGACAAGGATCACCACGATCTCATCAACGAGTTTCTTTCGTTTCACAAGGTAACCGCGTACGAGGTGATGACGCCGCTTATCGACCTCGTGTCGGTGGAAAAGAGGCAGACCGTGAGATCGCTTATCGACGTCATTTACCGGACGAGCTTTTCGCGCATCCCGGTGTACGAGGGGAGGGTCGACAACATAATCGGCTACGTGTTTTACCGCGACCTGCTCGCGAACACGGCGGTCGGCAGCATCGAGGAGATAATCCATCCTCCGCGCTTCGTGCCCTCCACCAAGAACATCCACGCGCTCTACTACGAGATGAGGAGCGAGAAGATACCGGTCGTATTCGTGGTGAACGAGTTTGGCGCGGTGGAAGGCATGGCGACCAGGGAAGACATCGCGGAAGAGATCGTGGGGGAGATACAGACGCGCGATCATCCCCGCAGGGAGCTTTTTAAAAAGGTGTCGGAACGAAAGTTCGAACTGAGCGGCAACCTGGACATCGATTTTCTGCACAGGCGTTTCGGGCTTGCCGTGGAGAAAAAGGGCTTCGAGACCGTCGCAGGCTTCCTGGCCTTTCACCTGGGAAGGATACCCGCGAGGGGCGACCGGTTTGAATTCGATAACTTCGTATTTGTCGTGGATGAGGCGACCCCGCGCTTTACGGAAAAGGTGACGCTGCTCGCCCCCCGCGTAAAGAAGTGA
- a CDS encoding histidine triad nucleotide-binding protein → MGCLFCDIIGGKIPSKKIFENDTVYAFEDISPQAPVHALVIHKTHIRNIDELTPENSSIMGDLFLGVKEVARIRKIDEAGYRVIINNGAAGGQVIWHLHVHVMGGKPDMGPMLSR, encoded by the coding sequence ATGGGATGCCTTTTCTGCGATATTATCGGGGGAAAAATCCCCTCGAAAAAAATTTTCGAGAATGACACGGTGTACGCGTTCGAGGATATCAGCCCCCAGGCACCGGTCCACGCGCTGGTGATCCACAAGACCCACATACGGAACATAGACGAGCTTACGCCGGAAAACAGTTCCATCATGGGCGATCTCTTCCTGGGGGTAAAGGAGGTGGCGCGCATCAGGAAGATCGACGAGGCGGGCTATCGCGTGATCATCAACAACGGCGCCGCGGGCGGACAGGTCATCTGGCACCTCCACGTGCACGTGATGGGCGGGAAACCGGATATGGGCCCCATGCTCTCCCGGTGA